Genomic DNA from bacterium:
AATTTTCGGTATGGTATGTTTCATTCCTGTGGCATTCCCTGCTTGTTTATACGGGATTGAGTCTCGTTCTTTTCGGATATCGAAAACACAGCGCCCGGGTGAAATGCACGGTATGGATCGTATCCATCCCCATGATGCTTGTCATGCCGTCATTGTCCCGTCTGGCCATTAAAAGCAACATGCCTCTGTATAAAGTCGATGTTCAATCAGTCCAGGCTCCTGAAACAATCCTGGCTGAAAATGTAGTTGCCGGAACAATCCATGACAGTGTCAAGCCGGAACAATCTCCCGACTATCCTTCTCCGCGGGCTCTCTTTCCCGCCCTTTACGGTATAGCGGTGATGGGCATGACTGGATTCTTCCTTGCGGGAAGGAGAACAGTCAGAAGGGTCGTTCTTGACGCAACACCCTTTCTGAACACCACGGTTCTTGCGCTTGTGGAAAGCTGCTCCCGAAATCTGAATATTTCCCGCACCGTTTTAGTGCTGGAAAGCGATAAAATTCCCGTACCGTTCACATCCGGCCTGCTTCACCCGGTTATCGTACTCCCGTCGGGCCTGTTCTCACGCATATCAGCGGACGAGAAACAGCACATCATTCTCCACGAGCTTTCACATATCAAGAGCCACGATTCCGCTTTGCTTGGTTTAACAGCGATTGCGCGCGTACTGCTGTTTCTGAATCCGTTTGTCTGGTTCTCGGTTTCGAAAATCACAACACTGGCGGAAGAATCATGCGACGAACTCGTTGTCGAGCACTTTGGCGAGCCGGTGCAGTATGCGCGGACCCTGACCTCGATTGCCGAAACGGTGAGAAACAAGTCCTTCGGGCTTGAATACGCCGCAGGTTTTGTCTTTTCACGGCGGGTATTCCTGAGACGAATCAAATCCATACTGTCCATGAGGAACCATACTATCGTTAAACTGTCGCGGAGCGCAACGATGATGCTCGTCATCCTGATGGGTGCTCTCGCTGTGAGCATTGTCTCCTTCCCCGTCACAAGCCGGGCGATAAAACTCTATGATGGATCATCAACGCTTTCCAGGCTCGAATCGTTGCGGGACAAGGCATCAACCGGAGAAAAACGGGAGGCGATAGAAAACATCATCGTGTGTTTTCAGAAATACAACCGGCATATTATCCCCGCCGTAGAATGCTCCGAATTAATTCTCGATGCCGACAGGAATATCCCGGTCATAGAAAAGCTCGCGGAATACGCCATAACCAATGGTTCGGAAACCATAGTATATATACGGATAGCGGAATATGCGGCGAAATCGGAGATAGCCAGCGATGAGTTTCTGGAGATAGCCGGTCTGGTACAGACATACGGTTGTGAAGCGCAGACAATGGTGAATCTTGCTAAAAAGGCTTCACGGGCCGGCAGCGAGTCGAAGCTTGAGCACGTACGTGCCGACATACGGAAGCTGGGCAGCAGGCTGGCTATGATGCCGAAACCGGAGAGAACATCTGTTACAGCCCCGGCCGTACCGTTCATGACGATGGCGGATATCGAAACGAAAAAAGAGCAGGCTCAGACCGCGGAGAAACGTGAGGCGATAGAACGGATTCAGAAACTCCTGAAAAAATACGACAGACATTACAGTGTGACACGGTGCATTGACCTGATCCTCGAAACGGACAGGAATGTCGAGGTCATCGGAAAGATTGCGGAATATGGCGTGACTGTGCCGTACTGCACCATGGCGTTTGTGGAGATTGCGGAGTGCGCCGCTAAAGCTCCGGTCGCCGATGACGAGTTTCTGGAGCTTGCGGAACTGCTGAAAAAGCGGGGAGATGGAGCGCCGGTACAATTAGCCCGTCAGGCGTCGCA
This window encodes:
- a CDS encoding M56 family metallopeptidase — protein: MSWLYFLDRLGSEFSVWYVSFLWHSLLVYTGLSLVLFGYRKHSARVKCTVWIVSIPMMLVMPSLSRLAIKSNMPLYKVDVQSVQAPETILAENVVAGTIHDSVKPEQSPDYPSPRALFPALYGIAVMGMTGFFLAGRRTVRRVVLDATPFLNTTVLALVESCSRNLNISRTVLVLESDKIPVPFTSGLLHPVIVLPSGLFSRISADEKQHIILHELSHIKSHDSALLGLTAIARVLLFLNPFVWFSVSKITTLAEESCDELVVEHFGEPVQYARTLTSIAETVRNKSFGLEYAAGFVFSRRVFLRRIKSILSMRNHTIVKLSRSATMMLVILMGALAVSIVSFPVTSRAIKLYDGSSTLSRLESLRDKASTGEKREAIENIIVCFQKYNRHIIPAVECSELILDADRNIPVIEKLAEYAITNGSETIVYIRIAEYAAKSEIASDEFLEIAGLVQTYGCEAQTMVNLAKKASRAGSESKLEHVRADIRKLGSRLAMMPKPERTSVTAPAVPFMTMADIETKKEQAQTAEKREAIERIQKLLKKYDRHYSVTRCIDLILETDRNVEVIGKIAEYGVTVPYCTMAFVEIAECAAKAPVADDEFLELAELLKKRGDGAPVQLARQASQASNETELKQVKRKIKALKNDISALPGMMIAGFFSLIDRSVQ